A genomic window from Solanum dulcamara chromosome 11, daSolDulc1.2, whole genome shotgun sequence includes:
- the LOC129875147 gene encoding RING-H2 finger protein ATL46-like: MVCLFTEVRARSLDFGHTHLKMSWIHHKKSGVFAHAPSPSSPSHSSFGASSNFHKAPSLPPSSSGNKFSPAVLIIIVILAVIFFISGLLHLLVRFLIKHPSSSSSPSSSQSNRQPEVSSSEALQRQLQQLFHQHDSGLDQAFIDALPVFVYKEVVGPTKEPFDCAVCLCEFSEKDKLRLLPTCSHAFHINCIDTWLVTNSTCPLCRGTLFDPGFLTGFDFDDSIEEDGCAGNRDHVLSAAQKTIEIEESVVDKATFPVRLGKFKKLNVGAEEGEGESSSSNLDARRCYSLGSYQYVVGDFNLMVDLSSEQNTYNVKLAKLRERCASLSIEGDGEGKRIGIGTKTDSFSFSKIWLWSKKGKFASSSESQLENPRPNMDFPWLAKTEGN, encoded by the coding sequence ATGGTCTGTTTATTTACAGAAGTTAGAGCACGAAGTTTGGATTTTGGGCATACCCATTTGAAAATGTCTTGGATTCACCATAAAAAAAGTGGTGTCTTTGCACATGCCCCTTCTCCATCTTCCCCATCTCATTCTTCATTTGGTGCAAGTTCTAATTTTCACAAAGCACCAAGCCTTCCTCCATCTTCTTCTGGGAACAAATTTAGTCCAGCTGTTCTTATCATTATAGTCATACTAGCTGTTATCTTTTTCATATCAGGTCTTCTCCACTTGCTTGTTAGATTTCTTATTAAAcacccttcttcttcttcctcaccATCATCATCTCAGTCTAATAGACAGCCAGAAGTTTCTAGCTCTGAGGCCCTGCAAAGACAATTGCAGCAGCTTTTCCATCAACATGACTCTGGTCTTGATCAAGCTTTTATTGATGCATTACCTGTCTTTGTGTACAAAGAGGTTGTTGGTCCTACTAAAGAGCCCTTTGATTGTGCTGTTTGTTTGTGTGAATTCTCTGAAAAGGACAAGTTGAGATTACTCCCAACTTGCAGCCATGCTTTTCATATCAACTGCATAGATACTTGGCTCGTAACAAATTCAACATGCCCCTTATGTAGAGGAACCCTTTTCGATCCCGGATTCTTAACTGGTTTTGATTTTGATGACTCCATAGAAGAAGATGGATGTGCTGGTAATAGAGATCATGTGCTGTCTGCTGCTCAGAAAACAATTGAAATTGAGGAAAGTGTAGTGGATAAAGCAACCTTTCCTGTTAGACTTggtaaatttaaaaaattaaatgttgGGGCAGAGGAGGGAGAAGGAGagagtagtagtagtaatttGGATGCTAGGAGATGCTATTCATTGGGATCATATCAGTATGTGGTTGGTGATTTTAATCTTATGGTAGACTTGAGCAGTGAGCAAAACACGTACAATGTGAAGCTTGCCAAGTTGCGTGAACGGTGTGCCAGTTTATCAATAGAAGGTGATGGGGAAGGGAAAAGGATAGGTATTGGAACGAAGACGGATAGCTTCTCCTTTTCCAAGATTTGGCTTTGGTCGAAGAAGGGTAAATTTGCAAGTTCTTCAGAATCTCAATTGGAGAATCCACGTCCTAATATGGACTTTCCATGGTTGGCAAAAACAGAAGGCAATTAA